From one Thermatribacter velox genomic stretch:
- a CDS encoding NAD/NADP octopine/nopaline dehydrogenase family protein, giving the protein MSEQITFAILGAGHGGQALAGYLALKGFPVHLFNRSPERIGSVKIMGGVQLEGEIQGFAPLKLVTSDIGEAVKGAKVIMVVVPATGHRFLAEIMSPYLEDGQIVVLNPGRTGGALEVKHVFQERGVKAEVIVAEAQTFIFASRVTGPAQARIFRIKNSIPVAAIPAYKTVEVVRTLRQALPQFVPEDNVLKTSFNNIGAVFHPTLTILNAGRIESTHGEFDYYMEGITPSVALILEAVDQERVKVAEALGVRAVTAREWLYSAYDAYGRNLYEAIQNNPGYRGIKAPSTIFHRYITEDVPMSLVPIASFGKMLGVPTPTIDALIHLASLLHGRNYFLEGRTVEKLGVAGMSVKEIREMVVVEEEKL; this is encoded by the coding sequence ATGAGTGAGCAAATTACTTTTGCAATACTGGGTGCCGGTCATGGTGGTCAGGCGTTAGCGGGATATCTGGCTCTTAAGGGTTTTCCGGTTCATCTTTTCAACCGCAGCCCGGAGAGGATTGGGTCTGTGAAAATCATGGGTGGTGTTCAGTTGGAGGGGGAAATTCAAGGTTTTGCTCCTCTGAAGCTGGTGACCTCTGACATTGGTGAGGCTGTAAAGGGTGCCAAGGTTATCATGGTAGTAGTTCCAGCAACTGGACACCGCTTCCTGGCAGAAATCATGTCTCCTTATCTTGAGGATGGCCAAATCGTGGTTTTGAACCCTGGCAGGACCGGTGGAGCTCTTGAAGTCAAGCATGTTTTTCAGGAGCGGGGAGTAAAAGCAGAAGTCATCGTTGCCGAAGCACAAACTTTTATTTTCGCAAGCCGGGTCACTGGTCCGGCTCAGGCACGCATTTTCAGGATTAAAAACAGTATTCCAGTTGCTGCCATCCCGGCCTATAAAACGGTAGAAGTGGTGCGAACTTTGCGTCAGGCTTTGCCCCAGTTTGTTCCCGAAGACAACGTTTTGAAGACCAGCTTCAACAACATTGGAGCCGTTTTCCATCCCACCCTAACTATTCTGAATGCCGGGCGCATCGAAAGCACTCATGGAGAGTTTGACTATTATATGGAAGGGATTACCCCTTCGGTGGCCTTGATTCTTGAAGCTGTGGATCAGGAAAGAGTTAAGGTTGCTGAGGCCTTGGGAGTGAGAGCGGTTACTGCAAGAGAATGGTTGTACTCAGCGTATGATGCTTACGGACGCAACCTCTACGAGGCCATTCAAAACAACCCTGGTTATCGGGGTATTAAAGCGCCTTCCACCATTTTTCATCGCTACATTACCGAAGATGTGCCCATGAGTCTGGTTCCCATTGCTTCTTTTGGCAAAATGCTGGGAGTTCCCACACCTACCATCGATGCCCTTATTCATCTTGCCTCACTGTTGCACGGGCGAAATTACTTTTTGGAAGGGAGAACCGTTGAGAAACTGGGAGTTGCGGGTATGTCTGTGAAAGAAATTCGGGAAATGGTGGTTGTTGAGGAGGAGAAGCTATGA
- a CDS encoding methionine synthase, translating into MTSQKLIIGASIGNCVHVAGIYRFLSLAEEYGYKSIFLGPAVPIEKLVQEIVNHKPQKVIVGYRLSEDAARSLFRELRDALKAKGLEGKLELILSCTPSLKSIAEEIGIFNFIFTGEETFQEILESISDRPRTTPEERYPQNLPERIASRKPFPILRHHFGLPTVEETVQGVSRIAEAKVIDVISLGPDQNAQEFFFRPEQMIPERSGAGGVPLRNKEDLEQIYKASRRGNYPLLRCYSGTNDLVKWAHLLKETINIAWGAVPLTWYSVLDGRSKRSLEEAIRENQEAMKTYASLGVPLEVNESHQWSLRDAPDSVAVASFYLAAYNAKKAGARFYVAQYMLNTPPGISPVADLAKMLAKRELIAELIDDEFTVFTQVRGGLAHFSADLNLAKGQLGASTALGLFLEPDIIHVVGFCEAVHLARPEEVIESAQIVNGVLKDLLFGLPSIEGDAFIKERKEELKEEGRLILEAIRKLGEKEEDPFTSPRVIAEAVRRGILDAPHLLGNPEALGKTQTRVIKGVLRCVNEKGEVITEKERLRALGF; encoded by the coding sequence ATGACTTCGCAAAAATTAATCATTGGTGCTTCGATAGGAAACTGCGTGCATGTTGCAGGTATTTACCGTTTTCTAAGCCTGGCAGAGGAATACGGGTATAAATCGATTTTTCTGGGTCCAGCTGTTCCCATTGAAAAGCTGGTTCAGGAAATTGTCAACCACAAACCACAAAAGGTGATTGTTGGTTACCGCTTGAGCGAAGATGCTGCACGTTCCCTTTTCAGGGAGCTCCGAGACGCTCTGAAAGCAAAGGGCCTGGAGGGCAAGCTGGAGCTTATTTTAAGCTGCACACCTTCTTTGAAGTCCATCGCCGAGGAAATAGGTATTTTCAACTTCATCTTTACTGGAGAGGAAACTTTTCAAGAAATTCTGGAAAGCATCTCTGATAGGCCAAGGACGACCCCTGAGGAAAGGTACCCCCAGAATTTGCCTGAACGCATAGCTTCCAGAAAGCCCTTTCCCATCTTGCGTCACCACTTTGGCCTGCCCACGGTGGAGGAAACGGTACAGGGTGTGAGCAGGATTGCTGAGGCAAAAGTGATCGATGTGATTTCTCTTGGTCCTGACCAGAATGCACAGGAATTTTTCTTTCGCCCTGAACAGATGATTCCCGAACGTAGCGGTGCAGGAGGGGTACCACTGCGCAACAAAGAGGACCTGGAGCAGATTTATAAGGCTTCGCGCCGAGGGAATTATCCCTTGCTGCGCTGTTACAGTGGAACTAATGACCTTGTAAAGTGGGCACATCTTTTGAAAGAGACCATTAATATTGCCTGGGGAGCAGTGCCCCTCACTTGGTATAGTGTCCTCGATGGTCGCAGCAAGCGTTCTCTTGAGGAAGCAATTCGAGAAAATCAGGAAGCTATGAAAACCTATGCTTCCTTAGGCGTGCCTCTTGAAGTAAATGAGTCACACCAGTGGAGCCTGAGAGACGCTCCTGATTCGGTGGCCGTTGCTTCGTTTTATCTTGCTGCTTACAATGCGAAAAAAGCTGGAGCCCGTTTTTACGTTGCCCAGTATATGCTCAACACGCCTCCTGGCATTTCTCCTGTGGCTGACCTGGCTAAAATGCTTGCCAAGAGGGAACTCATTGCAGAGCTGATTGATGACGAGTTTACGGTTTTTACTCAGGTTCGAGGTGGTCTGGCTCATTTTTCTGCGGATCTCAATCTGGCTAAGGGGCAGCTCGGCGCTTCTACTGCTTTGGGTCTCTTCCTGGAACCAGACATCATCCATGTGGTTGGTTTCTGTGAAGCTGTTCACCTTGCTCGCCCGGAGGAAGTGATTGAAAGTGCCCAGATTGTTAACGGAGTCCTGAAAGACCTTCTTTTTGGATTGCCTTCGATAGAAGGGGATGCTTTCATCAAAGAGCGTAAAGAAGAACTTAAAGAGGAAGGACGCTTAATTCTGGAGGCAATCCGCAAGCTGGGAGAAAAGGAAGAGGATCCTTTTACTTCTCCTCGGGTCATTGCTGAAGCGGTAAGAAGAGGCATTCTGGATGCTCCACATCTTCTGGGTAATCCGGAAGCTCTGGGTAAAACGCAAACCAGGGTTATCAAAGGCGTTTTACGCTGTGTGAACGAAAAGGGCGAAGTAATCACCGAGAAAGAGAGACTGCGTGCTTTGGGTTTTTAA
- a CDS encoding S1 RNA-binding domain-containing protein, with the protein MVEVDSIVEGKVIGIAKFGAFVELEDGSKGLIHISEISNQFVKDVNDFLKVNDRVKVKVLRVSPDGKIDLSLKRVVDEEKEYATKLEQSKATLEQKMSRFLKESQEKLASLKTSRDTKRRR; encoded by the coding sequence ATGGTTGAAGTGGACAGCATCGTGGAAGGCAAAGTGATAGGCATTGCCAAGTTCGGGGCATTCGTCGAACTTGAAGATGGGAGCAAAGGCCTCATCCACATTTCAGAAATTTCTAACCAGTTTGTAAAGGACGTCAACGATTTTCTCAAAGTAAACGACCGGGTCAAAGTAAAAGTACTCCGAGTCTCCCCGGACGGCAAAATCGACCTATCTCTAAAAAGAGTTGTAGACGAAGAAAAAGAGTACGCAACCAAACTGGAGCAGAGCAAAGCAACTCTGGAGCAAAAAATGAGCCGTTTCTTGAAAGAAAGTCAGGAAAAGCTGGCCAGCCTGAAAACTTCCCGGGACACCAAAAGAAGACGGTAA
- a CDS encoding septum formation initiator family protein: MLWINQFLEKMVIYWKTCERIEQFIREEERLQQEIAAMKKEKEYLHQDWYIEKLARERLNLVKPGEIVVELVPSQNP, from the coding sequence GTGCTGTGGATAAACCAGTTCTTAGAGAAAATGGTTATCTACTGGAAAACGTGCGAAAGGATTGAGCAGTTCATCCGAGAAGAAGAAAGATTACAGCAGGAAATAGCCGCTATGAAGAAAGAAAAAGAATACCTGCACCAGGACTGGTACATAGAGAAATTAGCCCGGGAACGCCTTAACCTTGTCAAGCCAGGGGAAATTGTTGTGGAGCTGGTTCCCTCTCAAAATCCTTGA
- the eno gene encoding phosphopyruvate hydratase — protein MSTIFDVRAREILDSRGNPTVEVEVVLASGAFGRAAVPSGASTGTFEAVELRDGDKNRYLGKGVRKAVENVNEIIAPEIIGLDALEQCKIDKTLIELDGTPNKGKLGANAILGVSLAVAKAAAEYCGLPLYRYIGGAGARELPVPLMNILNGGKHADSGVDIQEFMIAPCGAPSFAEALRMGAEVFHHLAKVLKRRGYSIGVGDEGGFAPNLHSSEEAIEVIIEAIQAAGYEPGKDVFLALDVAASELFQDGIYVFSREGVKRNIDEMIEFYQSLVEKYPIVSIEDALSEEDWDGWKKLTFALGERIQLVGDDLFVTNKERLLRGIREKTCNSILIKLNQIGTLSETLETIEIAKRAGYTSIISHRSGETEDTTIADLAVATNAGQIKTGSLCRSERIAKYNQLLRIEEELGDVAIFRGKDVFPTKK, from the coding sequence ATGAGTACCATTTTTGACGTTCGTGCCAGAGAAATACTTGATTCACGCGGCAACCCTACTGTTGAGGTAGAAGTAGTCCTTGCTTCGGGAGCCTTTGGAAGGGCGGCTGTTCCCTCCGGTGCTTCCACTGGTACCTTTGAAGCAGTTGAATTGCGAGATGGCGATAAAAACCGTTACCTGGGAAAAGGTGTCCGCAAGGCAGTCGAAAACGTCAACGAAATAATCGCCCCTGAAATCATTGGTCTTGATGCACTGGAGCAATGTAAAATAGACAAAACTCTGATTGAGCTTGATGGAACACCTAATAAAGGGAAACTGGGAGCCAATGCCATACTAGGTGTCTCGCTTGCTGTTGCCAAGGCAGCCGCTGAATACTGCGGTCTTCCTCTTTACCGCTATATAGGTGGAGCAGGTGCCCGGGAGCTGCCAGTGCCCCTTATGAACATCCTAAACGGCGGAAAACACGCCGATAGCGGTGTAGACATTCAGGAATTCATGATTGCACCCTGTGGAGCTCCCTCTTTCGCTGAAGCTTTGCGTATGGGTGCTGAAGTTTTCCATCACCTTGCCAAGGTCCTGAAGCGCAGAGGATACTCAATTGGTGTGGGCGACGAGGGAGGTTTTGCACCCAATCTGCATTCTTCCGAAGAAGCCATAGAAGTTATCATAGAAGCCATCCAGGCAGCCGGCTATGAACCAGGGAAGGATGTTTTTCTGGCTCTTGACGTCGCTGCTTCCGAGCTTTTCCAGGATGGAATATACGTTTTCTCTCGTGAAGGTGTGAAAAGGAACATCGACGAGATGATCGAGTTCTACCAGAGCCTGGTGGAAAAATACCCCATCGTTTCCATCGAAGACGCCCTCTCCGAAGAAGATTGGGATGGCTGGAAGAAGCTCACCTTTGCCCTGGGTGAAAGAATACAGCTGGTTGGAGACGACCTCTTTGTAACCAATAAAGAGCGCCTTTTGCGAGGCATCAGAGAAAAGACTTGCAATTCCATTCTCATCAAGCTGAATCAAATAGGTACCTTGAGCGAAACTCTGGAAACTATTGAAATTGCAAAAAGAGCGGGATACACTTCGATAATCTCTCATCGCTCAGGAGAAACCGAAGATACTACCATTGCTGACCTCGCTGTGGCAACTAACGCAGGACAGATAAAAACCGGCTCGCTCTGTCGTTCTGAACGCATAGCTAAGTACAACCAGCTCCTGAGGATTGAAGAGGAACTTGGTGATGTGGCCATTTTCAGGGGAAAAGACGTCTTCCCCACCAAGAAATAA
- a CDS encoding cyclophilin-like fold protein, translating into MKKILFEFPDQGIRIEAELLQSKLAEKLTGILPYETRVNTWGEEIYFAIPLKSDIEKPQETVAKGDVAYWPEGACLCLFFGPTPISSGEEIRPASAVEVVGKISSGYEALKKVVSGSKVSISLIQD; encoded by the coding sequence ATGAAAAAAATACTTTTTGAATTTCCCGACCAGGGTATACGTATAGAAGCAGAGCTTTTGCAGAGCAAGCTTGCCGAAAAACTGACTGGTATTCTTCCCTACGAAACCCGGGTCAACACTTGGGGCGAGGAAATCTATTTTGCTATACCACTTAAAAGCGATATTGAAAAACCACAGGAAACAGTTGCCAAAGGGGATGTCGCATACTGGCCCGAAGGGGCTTGTCTGTGCCTCTTTTTCGGACCCACTCCCATAAGCAGCGGAGAAGAAATACGCCCAGCAAGTGCAGTGGAAGTGGTTGGTAAAATTTCATCTGGATATGAAGCGCTGAAAAAGGTTGTTTCGGGAAGCAAGGTCAGTATTTCCCTTATCCAGGACTAA
- a CDS encoding glycerate kinase, producing MICPDSFKGSLQSFEASQAIGSGLEKASTSFTIIEKPLADGGEGTVESIVRATGGQIIEKEVSGPLGEKVKAKMGLLPDGTCVIELAQAAGLPQVPPQKRNPRFTTTYGVGELLKEAILRKCPRIVLGIGGSATCDGGTGALQALGMRFKDAEGRELQGIGDNLPKIHSIDQSAFLKAEGIEILIACDVENPLYGPQGASYVYAPQKGASPEDVQYLDQGLKHWARLIHQETGISVDNLKGAGAAGGIGAALHAFLGARIVKGIELIAQLVGLEEAIKDADLVISGEGKFDQQTLFGKVIHGVMKYCQKFGKPLIVLAGKIEWEQLSQELPEGILAAFSIASGPISEQEAMQKASFLLEKVAFNLGRILCLGRENNEKNTF from the coding sequence GTGATCTGCCCGGATTCTTTTAAGGGGAGTCTGCAAAGCTTTGAAGCAAGCCAGGCAATTGGTTCGGGGCTTGAAAAGGCGAGCACATCTTTCACCATCATTGAAAAACCACTTGCTGATGGCGGAGAAGGCACAGTGGAGTCAATTGTCCGGGCAACCGGGGGCCAGATAATTGAAAAGGAAGTTTCCGGACCGCTGGGCGAAAAAGTAAAAGCCAAGATGGGGCTTCTTCCTGACGGTACCTGTGTGATTGAACTCGCTCAGGCCGCAGGATTACCACAAGTACCTCCTCAAAAAAGAAACCCCCGCTTTACAACCACCTATGGAGTAGGAGAACTCCTTAAAGAAGCCATTCTTCGGAAATGTCCTCGCATTGTGCTGGGAATTGGAGGCAGTGCAACCTGCGATGGAGGAACCGGAGCCTTACAGGCTCTGGGCATGCGCTTCAAAGATGCAGAAGGCAGAGAACTGCAGGGCATAGGCGACAACCTTCCCAAAATACACAGTATCGATCAAAGTGCCTTTCTCAAAGCTGAGGGCATCGAGATACTGATTGCCTGTGACGTCGAAAACCCACTGTACGGACCTCAGGGAGCAAGCTACGTTTATGCTCCCCAGAAAGGGGCGAGTCCCGAGGACGTACAATATCTTGACCAGGGCCTGAAGCACTGGGCACGCTTGATACACCAGGAAACTGGGATTTCGGTAGACAACCTAAAGGGAGCCGGTGCAGCAGGAGGAATTGGTGCCGCATTACACGCTTTTTTGGGAGCACGCATTGTGAAGGGAATAGAACTCATTGCGCAACTAGTGGGCCTGGAAGAAGCTATCAAGGACGCTGATTTGGTCATCAGCGGTGAGGGAAAGTTTGACCAACAAACCCTCTTTGGTAAAGTAATCCATGGGGTGATGAAATACTGCCAGAAGTTTGGGAAACCGTTAATTGTGCTGGCTGGAAAAATTGAATGGGAACAGCTTTCCCAAGAATTACCGGAAGGCATTCTGGCAGCCTTTTCAATTGCCAGCGGGCCGATAAGCGAGCAAGAAGCCATGCAAAAAGCCTCTTTCTTGCTTGAAAAAGTTGCCTTCAACCTGGGCAGAATTCTTTGTTTGGGGAGGGAAAACAATGAAAAAAATACTTTTTGA
- a CDS encoding RNA-binding S4 domain-containing protein, giving the protein MRIDKYLKISGIFKRRTLAQTACRSGRILINGRPAKPGDRVRVDDEITLLHPAWKMVIRVKMVPERKLPPQEELYEVLSREKRGEDL; this is encoded by the coding sequence GTGAGAATTGACAAATACCTGAAAATCAGCGGGATTTTCAAACGCAGGACACTGGCCCAAACAGCCTGTCGAAGTGGCAGAATACTTATCAACGGACGACCTGCCAAACCAGGAGACAGGGTAAGGGTGGATGACGAAATCACTCTGCTGCATCCGGCCTGGAAAATGGTAATCAGGGTGAAAATGGTACCAGAACGCAAACTGCCACCTCAGGAAGAGCTGTATGAAGTGCTTTCCAGAGAAAAGAGGGGGGAAGATCTTTGA
- the mazG gene encoding nucleoside triphosphate pyrophosphohydrolase: MDKHREASELFQELLFIVDTLRGENGCPWDKQQTRETLKPLMIEELYEAFEAIDKGDEESLSEELGDMLLHIIFHARIGKEKGTFTIEQVLQKIISKMRVRHPHVFGEVQAKDVQEVLKNWEEIKDRKEKRESMLASIPRHLPALLRAHAIQSRVARVGFDWHNADAVWAKVLEELEELDAARKSNDQERMTREWGDLVFALVNLARHLNIDPEEALRKTCDRFTERFNFIERELEKQGKKPSQASLEEMDSLWEKAKENSC; the protein is encoded by the coding sequence ATGGACAAACATAGAGAGGCTTCAGAGCTTTTCCAGGAACTGCTTTTCATTGTTGACACTTTGCGGGGAGAAAATGGCTGTCCCTGGGACAAGCAACAAACCCGGGAAACCCTCAAACCTCTTATGATAGAAGAGCTTTATGAAGCTTTTGAGGCTATCGACAAGGGGGACGAAGAAAGCCTTAGTGAAGAACTTGGCGACATGCTCTTACACATCATTTTTCACGCCAGAATAGGCAAGGAGAAAGGTACTTTCACCATAGAACAGGTTCTTCAGAAAATAATTTCCAAAATGCGGGTGCGACATCCCCACGTCTTTGGAGAAGTGCAAGCCAAGGATGTGCAGGAAGTACTGAAAAATTGGGAAGAAATCAAGGACCGCAAGGAAAAAAGAGAAAGCATGCTTGCCTCGATACCCCGTCACCTACCAGCGCTTCTGCGTGCACACGCCATTCAGTCTCGAGTGGCCAGGGTGGGATTTGACTGGCACAATGCCGACGCAGTATGGGCTAAGGTCCTGGAAGAGCTCGAAGAACTGGATGCAGCACGCAAAAGCAATGACCAGGAACGCATGACGCGAGAATGGGGGGACCTGGTCTTTGCTCTGGTGAACCTGGCCCGTCATCTAAACATTGATCCCGAAGAAGCACTAAGAAAAACCTGCGATCGCTTTACTGAGCGTTTCAACTTTATAGAAAGGGAGCTGGAAAAGCAAGGTAAGAAACCATCTCAAGCATCCCTGGAGGAGATGGATAGTTTATGGGAGAAGGCCAAAGAAAACTCATGCTGA
- the mfd gene encoding transcription-repair coupling factor: MDVILRLRTFLKTITQQLAQYQVIHLKSEALIRPLVALFAASWYRLPLFYVVPDRKTQNKVKILLEELSTLFFDAKASIFTFENAPRQGIILQEQLRNQKPFSIFLLKAEDLSCEIEELEFFMEHSLLLEKNREYPRTSLLEKLEKIGYQREDFVREPGSFALRGEVLDIFSPQMEHPVRTYWFANVLEKMKLFTADTQRTFSEVEQALIIPASGRFKKLLLQEVLNKVQGIIFWDDVFYEKSPLSLPYQVFSGIVPRREHRSVEILSEPLPLFSGRMERFLSYLRENAFQKVLITLPAEKLESLASILREAAIPFSSEIHAEEKIIIVPSNLPQGFSIPETGLAIFSAREILGFTYPHPSSGRATPREEGELLREIKEGDYVVHEEHGVGIFKGLKELVVEGVRRVYIEIEYAASDKLYVPVDNAHLVQKYVGGEGVRPRLQRLGSDEWSKIKERTRKQAGKIARELVELYARRILEGGHAFSPDTTWQKQLELAFPYLETPDQRKTIEEVKKDMESPKPMDRLVCGDVGFGKTEIAVRASFKAVMDGKQVALLAPTTLLSEQHYITFRERMKDFPIRIEVLNRFKSLAQQREIVEQIKKGQVDIVIGTHRLLQKDIAFKDLGLLIIDEEQRFGVFHKEKLKQLKVGVDVLTLTATPIPRTLYLSLLGIRDISCIETPPEGRKNIHTLVLPRKKEYIQQAIAQELEREGQIFYVCPRIKDLMKIAEELREMFPKINFAFAHGRMSGKELEKIMTDFYQGKIPLLLCTTIIEIGLDIPSVNTLIVDPATHFGLAQLYQLRGRIGRGNREAYAYFFYPRHLDHKARERLNALLEFTETGSGFKLALRDLEIRGAGNILGPEQHGFIQEVGFHLYSRLLEEEIARLKGEIEQLPSEFPVQISLKEEAYLPDYYIFSESERLRYYQKLLKALNEEEIAKIAEEMEDRFGKMPPPVSTLFSLTKLKYYAKITQVEEIKQEGTRIFIIGPLEALVRLQSAFRESAVATILTRYKDRAALRMPFIGTKKLAQLLEKVIRNGQT, encoded by the coding sequence ATGGACGTAATTCTCCGACTGCGGACTTTTCTGAAAACCATCACTCAGCAACTTGCACAATACCAGGTTATTCACCTGAAGAGCGAGGCCCTGATAAGGCCTTTGGTTGCACTCTTTGCTGCTTCTTGGTATCGTCTGCCGCTTTTTTACGTGGTACCAGACCGAAAAACTCAGAACAAAGTTAAAATCCTGCTGGAAGAGCTGTCTACACTTTTTTTTGATGCGAAAGCCAGCATCTTCACATTCGAAAACGCTCCTCGACAGGGCATTATCCTGCAGGAACAACTTCGAAATCAAAAGCCTTTCTCCATTTTTTTGCTTAAAGCCGAAGACCTTTCCTGCGAAATCGAGGAGCTGGAATTCTTCATGGAACATTCTCTTTTGCTTGAAAAAAATCGAGAATACCCACGCACCAGCCTGCTTGAAAAACTGGAAAAAATAGGTTATCAGAGAGAAGACTTTGTAAGAGAACCTGGCTCTTTTGCCTTACGAGGAGAGGTTCTGGACATATTCTCCCCCCAGATGGAACATCCAGTACGAACCTACTGGTTTGCCAATGTACTGGAAAAAATGAAGCTTTTCACAGCAGACACCCAGCGTACCTTTTCGGAAGTGGAACAAGCGCTAATCATTCCAGCCAGCGGCCGCTTTAAAAAACTGCTTCTTCAGGAAGTGCTGAACAAAGTGCAAGGAATCATATTCTGGGACGATGTTTTCTATGAAAAAAGCCCTTTAAGTCTCCCCTACCAGGTTTTTTCCGGCATAGTACCCCGGAGAGAGCACCGCAGTGTTGAGATATTGAGTGAGCCGCTGCCCCTCTTTAGTGGTCGAATGGAACGCTTTCTCAGTTACCTCAGGGAAAATGCTTTTCAAAAAGTGTTGATAACGCTGCCAGCGGAAAAGCTGGAAAGCCTTGCCAGCATTTTGAGAGAGGCTGCCATCCCTTTTAGCAGTGAAATCCACGCTGAAGAAAAAATCATTATTGTGCCTTCCAACCTTCCCCAGGGATTCAGTATCCCTGAGACCGGATTGGCCATATTTTCTGCCCGAGAAATACTGGGCTTCACCTACCCCCATCCTTCTTCTGGGAGAGCCACGCCTCGCGAGGAAGGAGAGCTGCTGCGAGAAATCAAGGAAGGAGACTACGTGGTTCATGAGGAACATGGTGTCGGCATCTTTAAGGGTTTGAAAGAACTGGTAGTGGAAGGCGTGCGCAGGGTTTATATAGAAATTGAGTATGCTGCTTCAGACAAGCTCTATGTCCCCGTAGACAATGCACATCTGGTGCAAAAGTACGTTGGCGGTGAAGGGGTAAGGCCTCGCCTGCAACGCTTGGGGAGCGACGAATGGAGCAAAATTAAAGAGCGAACCAGGAAACAAGCAGGCAAAATAGCCAGGGAATTGGTCGAGCTTTATGCCCGTAGGATACTGGAAGGAGGACATGCTTTTTCCCCGGATACCACGTGGCAGAAACAGCTGGAGCTGGCTTTCCCCTATCTCGAAACACCTGACCAGAGAAAAACCATTGAAGAAGTAAAAAAAGACATGGAGTCACCCAAACCCATGGACCGCCTGGTCTGCGGAGACGTTGGATTTGGAAAGACCGAGATTGCCGTCCGAGCCTCCTTCAAAGCGGTTATGGACGGAAAACAGGTGGCACTTTTGGCTCCAACTACTCTCCTTTCCGAACAACACTACATAACCTTCCGAGAAAGGATGAAGGATTTTCCAATTAGGATAGAAGTCCTGAACCGCTTCAAAAGCCTTGCGCAGCAGCGGGAAATTGTGGAACAGATTAAAAAAGGGCAAGTGGATATCGTAATTGGCACTCATCGTTTGTTGCAAAAAGACATCGCCTTTAAAGACCTGGGGCTTTTAATCATTGACGAGGAACAGCGATTTGGTGTTTTTCACAAGGAAAAACTGAAACAGCTGAAAGTGGGCGTGGACGTACTTACCTTGACCGCAACTCCCATACCTCGAACTCTTTATCTCTCCTTACTGGGAATACGAGACATAAGCTGCATTGAAACGCCACCTGAGGGGAGAAAAAACATTCACACTTTGGTGTTGCCCCGCAAAAAAGAGTACATCCAGCAAGCAATCGCTCAGGAGTTGGAACGTGAGGGACAAATTTTCTATGTATGTCCTCGCATCAAAGATTTAATGAAAATAGCCGAAGAGCTGAGAGAAATGTTTCCCAAAATCAACTTTGCTTTTGCCCACGGCAGAATGAGCGGCAAAGAACTGGAAAAAATCATGACCGACTTTTATCAGGGCAAAATCCCTCTTCTTCTCTGTACCACCATCATTGAAATCGGGCTGGATATCCCCTCAGTCAACACCTTAATCGTGGACCCGGCAACTCACTTTGGGTTAGCCCAGCTCTATCAACTACGCGGGAGAATAGGCAGAGGAAATCGAGAAGCGTATGCGTATTTCTTTTATCCTCGTCACCTGGACCACAAAGCCCGGGAACGCCTCAACGCACTTCTTGAATTCACTGAAACCGGTTCTGGCTTCAAATTGGCTCTACGAGACCTTGAAATTCGCGGAGCTGGGAATATACTTGGTCCGGAACAGCACGGCTTTATTCAGGAAGTTGGATTTCACCTCTATTCTCGACTTCTGGAAGAGGAAATTGCACGGCTAAAGGGAGAAATCGAGCAGTTGCCCTCAGAGTTCCCAGTTCAGATTTCCCTTAAGGAAGAAGCTTACCTACCCGATTACTACATTTTTTCTGAGTCAGAAAGACTGCGTTATTACCAGAAGCTGCTCAAAGCTTTGAACGAGGAAGAAATAGCAAAAATCGCTGAAGAAATGGAAGACCGCTTTGGGAAAATGCCTCCTCCAGTCTCTACCTTGTTTTCTCTCACAAAGCTCAAGTATTATGCTAAAATAACTCAGGTTGAAGAGATTAAGCAGGAAGGAACACGAATATTCATTATCGGACCTTTGGAAGCATTGGTCAGGTTGCAAAGCGCTTTTCGGGAAAGTGCGGTAGCAACAATTCTTACCAGGTACAAAGACCGAGCTGCGCTCAGAATGCCATTTATCGGTACCAAAAAGTTAGCTCAGCTCTTAGAAAAGGTGATCCGAAATGGACAAACATAG